The Channa argus isolate prfri chromosome 14, Channa argus male v1.0, whole genome shotgun sequence genome includes a window with the following:
- the LOC137098067 gene encoding myosin-7-like isoform X1 produces the protein MGDAAMAEFGPAAPFLRKSDKERLEAQTRPFDMKKECFVPDPEVEYVKASVTSRDGDKVTVQTEFGKVRTSSPFKFMQILVWTFVKECVLCLQTVTVKECDVHPQNPPKFDKIEDMAMFTFLHEPAVLFNLKERYAAWMIYTYSGLFCVTVNPYKWLPVYNQEVVLAYRGKKRSEAPPHIFSISDNAYQYMLADRENQSVLITGESGAGKTVNTKRVIQYFASIAAAPSAGKKDPAVEKKGTLEDQIIQANPALEAFGNAKTIRNDNSSRFGKFIRIHFDNRGKLASADIETYLLEKSRVTYQLKAERDYHIFYQILSQAKPELLEMLLITNNPYDYAFISQGETTVASINDSEELMATDDAFDVLGFTQEEKNSIYKLTGAIMHYGNMKFKQKQREEQAEADGTEDADKVAYLMGLNSADLTKGLCHPRVKVGNEWVTKGQNVSQVYYAIGALAKSVYEKMFLWMVMRINQSLDTKQPRQYFIGVLDIAGFEIFDFNTFEQLCINFTNEKLQQFFNHHMFVLEQEEYKKEGIDWEFIDFGMDLQACIDLIEKPMGIMSILEEECMFPKASDATFKAKLYDNHLGKSNNFQKPRVVKGKAEAHFSLVHYAGTVDYNINNWLVKNKDPLNETVVSLFQKSNLKLLSILFAGYAGADSAQESGGKGKGGSKKKGSSFQTVSALHRENLNKLMTNLRSTHPHFVRCIIPNETKTPGAMENPLVMHQLRCNGVLEGIRICRKGFPNRILYGDFKQRYRILNPNAIPEGQFIDNKKAAEKLLGSLDIDHNQYKLGHTKVFFKAGLLGQLEEMRDDRLALIITGIQARSRGLLARIEFQKIVERRDALLVIQWNIRAFMGVKNWPWMKMYFKIKPLLKSAETEKEMANMKEEFTKLKEAYAKSEGRRKELEEKMVTLLQEKNDLQLQVQAEQDNLCDAEERCEGLIKSKIQLEAKTKELSERLEDEEEMNAELTAKKRKLEDECSELKKDIDDLELTLAKVEKEKHATENKVKNLTEEMAGLDEIIAKLTKEKKALQEAHQQTLDDLQSEEDKVNTLTKAKTKLEQQVDDLEGSLEQEKKIRMDLERAKRKLEGDLKLAQESLMDLENDKQQLEERLKKKDFEISQLNGKIEDEQAMSAQLQKKLKELQARIEELEEELEAERAARAKVEKQRADLARELEEISERLEEAGGATSAQIEMNKKREAEFQKLRRDLEEATLQHEATAATLRKKQADSVADLGEQIDNLQRVKQKLEKEKSELRLELDDVVSNMEQTVKAKNNLEKMCRSLEDQMNEYRTKAEEGQRTINDFTMQKAKLQTENGEVIRQLEEKDSLVSQLTRGKQSYTQQIEDLKRQLEEEVKAKNALAHAVQSARHDCDLLREQYEEEQEAKAELQRSMSKANSEVAQWRTKYETDAIQRTEELEEAKKKLAQRLQEAEEAVEAVNAKCSSLEKTKHRLQNEIEDLMVDVERSNAAAAALDKKQRNFDKVLAEWKQKYEESQSELESSQKEARSLSTELFKLKNSYEESLEHLETMKRENKNLQEEISDLTEQIGECGKSIHELEKIRKQLEQEKFEIQTALEEAEASLEHEEGKILRAQLEFSQVKADIERKLSEKEEEMEQAKRNHQRVVDTLQSSLEAELRSRNEALRLKKKMEGDLNEMEIQLSQANRQAAEAQKQLKAIHAHLKDTQLHLDDSLRVNDDMKENMAIIERRNNLLQAELDELRAALEQTERSRKLAEQELLDVSERVQLLHSQNTSLLNQKKKLETDMSQIQTEVEEAVQECRNAEDKAKKAITDAAMMAEELKKEQDTSAHLERMKKNMEQTIKDLQHRLDEAEQLAMKGGKKQVQKLEARIRELENEVEVEQRKSSDSVKGIRKYERRIKELTYQTEEDRKTLARLQDLVDKLQLKVKSYKRAAEEAEEQANNNLTKFRKLQHELDEAEERADIAETQVNKLRVKSRDVGSKKGHDEE, from the exons ATGGGTGATGCAGCCATGGCAGAGTTTGGGCCTGCTGCTCCTTTTCTCAGGAAGTCAGACAAGGAGCGTCTGGAAGCCCAGACTCGTCCATTTGACATGAAGAAAGAGTGCTTTGTTCCAGACCCTGAGGTTGAGTACGTCAAAGCTTCTGTCACAAGTCGCGATGGTGACAAAGTCACTGTTCAGACTGAATTTGGAAAGGTACGTACATCATCTCCGTTTAAATTTATGCAAATACTAGTCTGGACCTTTGTTAAAGAATGTGTTCTGTGTCTGCAGACTGTCACGGTGAAGGAGTGTGACGTACACCCTCAGAACCCGCCAAAGTTTGATAAAATTGAAGACATGGCGATGTTCACCTTCCTTCATGAACCTGCTGTACTATTTAACCTTAAAGAACGTTATGCAGCATGGATGATCTAT ACCTACTCTGGGCTGTTCTGTGTGACTGTCAACCCCTACAAGTGGCTGCCAGTCTACAACCAAGAAGTTGTTCTTGCCTacagaggaaagaagaggagtGAAGCTCCTCCTCACATCTTCTCCATCTCAGACAATGCCTATCAGTATATGCTGGCAG acagagaaaaccaGTCAGTCCTCATCAC TGGAGAATCTGGTGCTGGAAAGACTGTGAACACCAAGCGtgtcattcagtattttgccagCATCGCTGCTGCCCCGAGTGCTGGGAAAAAAGATCCAGCTGTTGAGAAAAAG GGTACCCTGGAGGATCAGATCATCCAAGCTAACCCTGCTCTGGAGGCCTTTGGTAATGCCAAGACAATCAGGAATGACAACTCCTCTAGATTT GGTAAATTCATCCGAATTCATTTTGATAACAGAGGAAAGCTGGCTTCTGCTGACATTGAGACTT ACCTTCTGGAAAAGTCTCGTGTAACCTATCAGCTAAAGGCTGAGCGGGACTACCACATTTTCTACCAGATCTTGTCTCAGGCAAAGCCTGAACTTCTGG aaatgttgctCATCACCAACAACCCCTATGACTACGCATTTATCTCGCAAGGAGAGACAACAGTAGCCTCCATAAATGATTCTGAAGAGCTGATGGCCACTGAT GATGCCTTCGATGTACTGGGCTTCACTCAAGAAGAAAAGAACAGTATTTACAAGCTGACTGGTGCCATTATGCACTATGGCAACATGAAATTTAAGCAGAAGCAACGAGAAGAGCAGGCAGAGGCTGACGGCACTGAag ATGCTGACAAAGTTGCATATCTGATGGGCCTGAACTCTGCTGACCTCACCAAAGGTCTTTGTCATCCAAGAGTCAAAGTAGGAAATGAGTGGGTCACCAAGGGACAAAATGTTTCTCAG GTGTATTATGCTATTGGTGCACTGGCTAAGTCAGTGTATGAAAAGATGTTTCTGTGGATGGTAATGAGAATTAACCAATCCCTGGACACCAAGCAGCCTCGCCAGTACTTCATTGGTGTGCTGGACATAGCTGGATTTGAGATCTTTGAC TTCAACACCTTTGAGCAGCTGTGCATCAACTTCACCAATGAAAAACTGCAACAGTTTTTCAACCACCACATGTTTGTGCTGGAGCAGGAAGAGTACAAGAAAGAGGGAATTGATTGGGAGTTCATCGACTTTGGTATGGATCTGCAGGCCTGTATTGACCTGATTGAAAAG CCCATGGGTATCATGTCCATCCTTGAAGAGGAGTGCATGTTCCCCAAAGCATCTGATGCTACATTTAAAGCAAAGCTCTATGACAATCATCTGGGGAAATCCAACAATTTCCAGAAGCCCAGAGTTGTAAAAGGGAAAGCAGAGGCACATTTCTCCCTCGTTCACTATGCTGGAACTGTTGATTACAATATTAACAACTGGCTAGTGAAGAACAAGGACCCTCTGAATGAGACTGTGGTCAGTCTTTTCCAGAAGTCTAACCTTAAGCTTTTATCCATTCTTTTTGCTGGATATGCAGGAGCTGATTCAG ctCAGGAATCTGGTGGGAAGGGAAAAGGTGGTAGCAAGAAGAAAGGTTCATCCTTCCAAACTGTGTCAGCTTTGCACAGG GAGAACCTCAACAAGCTGATGACCAACTTGAGGTCTACTCACCCTCACTTTGTGCGCTGCATCATCCCCAATGAGACTAAGACTCCTGGGGCTATGGAGAATCCTCTAGTAATGCACCAGCTGCGCTGTAACGGTGTGCTGGAGGGCATCAGGATCTGCAGGAAGGGCTTCCCCAACAGGATCCTCTATGGGGATTTCAAACAGAG ATACCGTATTTTGAACCCTAATGCTATTCCTGAGGGACAATTCATTGACAACAAGAAggctgctgaaaaactgttgggGTCTCTGGATATTGACCACAACCAGTACAAATTGGGGCACACCAAG gtgtttttcaAAGCTGGATTACTGGGTCAACTAGAGGAGATGCGAGATGATCGACTAGCACTAATTATAACAGGCATCCAAGCCCGGTCAAGAGGTCTACTAGCAAGAATTGAATTCCAGAAGATTGTTGAACGCAG GGATGCACTGCTTGTTATTCAGTGGAACATCCGCGCCTTCATGGGGGTAAAGAATTGGCCTTGGATGAAGATGTATTTCAAGATCAAACCTCTGCTAAAGTCAGCAGAGACTGAAAAGGAGATGGCCAACATGAAGGAAGAGTTTACTAAACTGAAAGAGGCGTATGCTAAATCTGAAGGCCGCAGGAAGGAACTTGAGGAAAAAATGGTCACACTTCTCCAAGAGAAGAATGACCTGCAGCTCCAAGTTCAggct GAGCAAGACAATCTGTGTGATGCTGAAGAAAGATGTGAGGGGCTGATCAAGAGCAAGATTCAGCTGGAAGCAAAAACTAAAGAGTTGTCAGAAAGactggaggatgaagaggagatgAACGCTGAACTGACTGCTAAGAAGAGGAAGTTAGAAGATGAATGTTCTGAGTTAAAGAAAGACATTGATGATTTAGAGTTAACTCTGGCTAAAGTGGAGAAAGAGAAGCATGCAACTGAAAACAAG GTAAAGAACCTCACTGAGGAAATGGCAGGTCTGGATGAGATCATTGCAAagttgacaaaagaaaagaaagcctTACAGGAAGCTCATCAGCAAACACTGGATGACCTGCAGAGTGAAGAAGACAAAGTCAACACTCTGACCAAGGCCAAGACTAAGCTGGAGCAGCAAGTGGATGAT CTTGAAGGGTCACttgagcaagagaaaaaaattcgCATGGATCTTGAGAGAGCAAAGAGGAAGCTTGAAGGAGACCTTAAGTTAGCTCAAGAAAGTCTCATGGACCTGGAAAATGACAAGCAGCAACTTGAAGAGAGACTGAAAAA GAAAGACTTTGAGATCAGTCAACTCAATGGTAAAATAGAAGATGAACAGGCAATGAGTGCCCAGCTCCAGAAAAAATTAAAGGAGTTGCAG GCCCGCATTGAAGAGCTGGAGGAAGAGCTTGAGGCAGAGCGAGCTGCCCGAGCCAAGGTGGAAAAACAGAGGGCTGACTTGGCCAGAGAGCTGGAGGAGATCAGTGAGAGGCTGGAGGAAGCTGGTGGAGCAACATCTGCCCAGATTGAGATGAACAAGAAGAGGGAGGCTGAGTTCCAGAAACTCCGCAGAGACCTCGAAGAGGCCACTCTGCAGCATGAAGCCACTGCAGCCACACTCAGGAAGAAACAAGCTGACAGTGTTGCTGACCTGGGAGAGCAGATTGACAACCTGCAGAGAGTCAAGCAGAAACTGGAAAAGGAGAAGAGTGAGCTCAGACTGGAGCTGGATGATGTGGTCTCCAATATGGAGCAGACTGTGAAGGCTAAG AATAATTTGGAGAAAATGTGCAGGTCTCTGGAAGATCAGATGAATGAATACAGAACCAAGGCAGAAGAAGGCCAGCGTACTATCAACGACTTCACCATGCAGAAAGCAAAGCTTCAAACTGAGAATG GTGAAGTTATTAGGCAGTTGGAGGAAAAAGATTCCCTGGTGTCTCAACTCACCAGAGGAAAACAGTCCTATACTCAGCAAATTGAAGACCTGAAAAGACAACTGGAAGAAGAAGTCAAG GCCAAGAATGCATTAGCCCATGCAGTGCAGTCTGCTCGTCATGACTGTGACCTGCTCAGGGAGCAGtatgaggaggagcaggaggctAAAGCTGAACTTCAGCGCAGCATGTCCAAGGCCAATTCTGAGGTGGCTCAGTGGAGAACCAAGTATGAAACTGATGCCATCCAGAGGACCGAGGAACTGGAGGAAGCAAA AAAAAAGCTGGCTCAGCGTCTGCAGGAGGCTGAGGAGGCTGTTGAAGCAGTGAATGCCAAATGTTCCTCTCTGGAGAAGACCAAGCACAGACTGCAGAATGAGATTGAAGATCTCATGGTAGATGTGGAGAGGTcgaatgctgctgctgctgctctggacAAGAAGCAAAGAAACTTTGACAAG GTCTTGGCAGAATGGAAGCAGAAGTATGAGGAGTCTCAGTCAGAGTTGGAGAGCTCTCAGAAGGAAGCCAGGTCTCTCAGCACTGAACTCTTCAAACTGAAGAACTCCTATGAAGAATCTCTAGAACATCTGGAGACCatgaagagagagaataaaaaccTGCAGG AGGAAATATCTGACCTCACTGAACAAATTGGCGAGTGTGGAAAGAGCATCCATGAGCTGGAAAAAATTCGTAAACAGTTGGAACAAGAAAAGTTTGAGATCCAAACTGCTTTGGAGGAGGCTGAG GCTTCACTGGAACATGAGGAAGGGAAGATTCTCAGAGCCCAGCTTGAGTTCAGTCAGGTGAAAGCTGACATTGAGCGCAAGCTGTctgagaaagaagaggaaatggagCAAGCAAAGAGAAACCACCAACGAGTTGTGGATACTCTTCAGAGCTCCCTTGAGGCTGAGCTACGCAGCAGAAATGAGGCCCTACGTTTGAAAAAGAAGATGGAGGGAGACCTCAATGAGATGGAGATCCAGCTCAGCCAGGCCAACAGGCAGGCAGCTGAGGCccaaaaacaacttaaagctATTCATGCACATCTGAAG GATACTCAGCTGCATCTTGATGACTCACTACGAGTCAACGATgatatgaaagaaaacatggCTATCATTGAGAGACGCAACAACCTCCTACAGGCTGAACTAGATGAACTGAGAGCTGCTCTAGAACAAACTGAGAGAAGTCGCAAACTTGCTGAACAAGAGCTGCTGGATGTTAGTGAAAGAGTGCAGCTACTGCACTCACAG AATACTAGTCTCTTAAACCAAAAGAAGAAGCTGGAGACTGATATGTCCCAGATTCAAACTGAAGTTGAGGAAGCAGTTCAGGAGTGCAGAAATGCTGAAGATAAAGCCAAGAAGGCCATTACCGATGCTGCCATGATGGCAGAGGAGTTGAAGAAGGAGCAGGACACCAGTGCTCACCTGGAGCGTATGAAGAAGAACATGGAGCAAACCATCAAAGACCTGCAGCACCGTCTGGATGAAGCTGAACAGCTCGCAATGAAGGGAGGCAAGAAGCAGGTGCAGAAGCTTGAGGCCAGG ATCAGAGAACTAGAAAATGAAGTAGAGGTCGAGCAAAGAAAGTCCAGTGATTCTGTCAAGGGAATAAGAAAATATGAGAGACGAATCAAAGAACTAACCTATCAA ACTGAAGAGGATCGTAAGACTCTTGCACGCTTGCAAGATCTTGTAGACAAGTTGCAGCTAAAAGTCAAATCCTACAAGAGGGCTGCTGAGGAGGCC GAGGAACAGGCTAACAATAATCTTACCAAGTTTCGCAAGCTTCAGCATGAGCTTGATGAAGCTGAAGAGAGAGCTGATATAGCTGAGACCCAGGTCAACAAGCTACGTGTCAAGAGTCGTGATGTGGGTTCAAAG AAAGGACATGACGAGGAGTAA